The genomic interval CTTGATGCAACTAAACCCTGCTTCTACTTTATTAACATCATGCTGAATACATTGAATGCAGATGAACAGGAAAGTATAGTCCAAAAAAACGCATTAGCTACATGTTTGGCTTGTTGATGAACAATTCAAGTCTTGAGTGTTTTGTTTCTAAATTGCTCACTATTTCTGATCGATGAGGTATTTGTGTGACCACCCAACAACCCATATGGGGGATCTCGATTTCTACTTAGGACTCATTCTCACTAATTTTAACATCTAAAACATGTCTTTGCTCGCTCACTGACACGTACCTCCACAGGAAAACATCACATGGCCTCCTACCAATAAGGTTGGATGCCCATGTAATTGGGTGAGAGGAATCATGTTAGTAGCTTTGAACCCCCAGCCATGGCCTGCCGGGTTGGTCTGATGCCCCCGTTCCAGCCACTTAACTGCCCCAGAGGGGATAAACACTCAAGCTCAGGCTCTTACAATCTTTTCCCTGCAAAGTGTTTTGAAGTGCCAATGCTTTACTTCTGACCCGCAGTAGCTAGCATTTACCTCTGGACCAGCACAGGCTTGGCTTTAGGATCAGGCCTCTCTCTCGAGTGCTCCTCTTAGCTGTCAAAACATAACATACTTGACTCCTGTGCTGTGTTTCCCATGGGCCCACAGCCTGGGAACTTTACAACATGGCTAAGTAGCCATAAAGGGATTTAGGGGGCAGCTTTCTTTGGTATAAACTGTTCAGAGAGGAGTGCGAGGAAGGCTTTTTAGCACTTGGGAAAATGATGGTGCAGCCAGGCTTAAAATATTATAAGAGTATAATAAGATAATTGTCTGAGAGCTCGTATTTCTTGCCCCATCACACTTCCTTTTAGTGATATTGCTATGTTCCCAGAACTTGGAAATGAactaataaaactacaaaagagAGGGTATAGAAGCTGATATGAAGGCCTGGCTGGGCACGCGTGTGAAATTATCATTAGAGTCTTATTGGTCACCGGATAATTTCACTCTCAGTAGTCCTACAGCTCAAACTCGCAAATATATGCAGTGTCTCTCAAAACAAACCAAGCCGGACATTTTGTAGGCTCACTCGCTTGTGGACCTGCTGCTTTCTGTCCTAGTGCATTGGCCAGAGCCGGCGTCTTGAGCTTGAAAATATATGAGAGCCAACAAAACCTTTCCAGTCATTGCGCCTTGCCACAGTTTTGCTGGCATTTCCACACATCTAAACAgatctaaatataaatgttgatttgtgaGCTTGATATTTTGGTATCTCTGTCTCATCCTCTAATCCAGGCTTAGTCCAGAAAGTGGACCAGCGGCTCCCAGTTGCCAACGAGTACCTGCTTCTGTCGGGCGGGGCCCGGGAGGGAGTCCTGGACCTCAACCCCGAGGACATGGGGGACTACGCTAAAGGGGCCGATTTCGACCTGGACTTCACGCTGCTGGTGCCTGCCCTGAAGCTCCATGACCGCAATCAGCCTGTCACCCTGGACATGAGACACTCCCCACCCTGCCACTCATGGCTCAGCCTCCGCCTCTGCGACTCCAACATCTTATCCCGCTGGAGCATCTGCTGCCAGGAGGAGAATGGACTTCCCAccgaggaggatgaggaagacgaTGGCGAAATGGGTGAGGAGAAAAAGTGGGCTAATGAATGCAACTGAAATAAGAGCTACAGGGATAGTAAGGGAAGTAAAGGACAAAGTGAAAGGTGGAAGGAGGATAAGGAAATGGTAAAATAGAAAGATGACGAGATATGagcaaagaggaaagaggagtgGAGCAGACAGCATTGAGGGTACAGCAGCAGTGCAGGGTGGAAGGTGGGGGACTGATTcaattttgttcatgtttcacTCAGATAATTTGATGCATGATGTTGTGGTGCAATTTTCCCCGAACGCTGCAGCGGAGGACCCGCTCCTCTTACCTCCTCagatagggggaaaaaaacacactggaaatgAACGTTAAAGCATTTTTGAGTTGAAGAATCAAAAGTTCACGATTACACGGCAGCTCCGCGACCCCACCGCAACATCAATCCACCACATGCTGGCGGGCATGAAACTTGCAAGATGAGAAAAGTAATGACATTTATTGATACTAATCGTTTTAATTTTCAGCAATTGGTAAAATACATTTCCCACAGGATCTTATGTCGCTGTATTTGCGGTGGCGGGGGAAGTGGTGGTTTTGTCAAGTTTAGTTGACAGAGTGTACACCGCGTCACACCCAAATGCGATTGAAAGGTTGAAAAGAGGGCAGAAGTgttatgaaatacattttcttcctCACCTCTCTTCGGCATTATTAGTAAACTGTATACTACAGGTGCCCCAAAATCTACTCTAGGGCTGCAACCATTACTTTCATTAACAGTTTGTTCATGATAGATGATTCTGAGCTATTTCTCAGCAATTCCAAAtcctaatttaatttatttgcagtatatataaaaaaaatatagcaAATCTCACAATTTGGTGGAATCAGAAACTCTCTTTTTGCTGGATAGACCGCTTACATAATTAATTGAgaatgaaaatctttttttatcattCAACTTAAATTTGTTTGGGTCTTACTTAAATTCTAAAACATTCTGAGGTCACTTTTAGCCATAAtgtccacaaaaaaaaatgaaacctgaCTTTTCAATCTGCACCAGTGCTGCCACATCGTCCAGGTACTAATATACAATCACACCCAGAACCTAGAGCTTAGTTTGCGACGTAAATAATTGCTTGCCAATGCCAGCACAGGATTTACTCCCAGGTTGACTGCGATAGGCTCTGACTGAAAATCCATGTCACAGTAGCTGTTATTCACAAATCTGttacctccctcctccctcccccctcccttgCCTCCCCCTTTAGATAAAGGCTCCATCCCCTCCCTGGGCTCACAGTCTCTGGATGGATCCTACTTCTCTCCGTCCCTGGTGACCGACTGGTTCTGGGGGGTGGTGAGCGAAGCCATCGAGGAGCTCAGGCGCCGGCCCCAGAGAGGCATCCCCTCTCCGGACCGACTGGAGAGGAACGGACCCCTCACCACCATCATCCTCCAGGTACCGATGAACACTGAAATGATGATAAAAGACCGATGGActcttttttgggggaaatcaATGTTGGAGTATTATTGTTGCCAAACGTTACAAAAAGTTAAGGAAGATGATTCAGGCTGTGATATTTCCCCCCCCACCATCTCCTCCCTGCAGGCGGGCTCGAGCCGGGTGCTGTACGACCTGCTGCCTGTGGTGTCGTTCCGGGGCTGGCCCGCTGTTGCCCAGGGCTGGCTGACTGCCAACCACTTCTGGGATGGTAaaatcacagaggaggaggccatATCGGGCTTCTATCTGCTGCCCTGCTGCTCCCCGCTGGGTGGTCGGCCTGACAGGGAGTGGAGGCTGGCATTCTCACGCAGCGAGGTGTGAACCTTCACTTTTTTCCCTGGAATAGCTTTTAAAGCATCAGGATATTTTGTCCatctggttttgtttgtgtgttattttgccatttttcagtttcttagTTTCACCACAACGTCTCAAATCCTCTGAATACTTAACTATTTGGTTGTTTCTCTGTTATGACCAGGTTCAGTTGAAGAAGTGCATCCCCTTCCCTATGGCCCAGGCTTACCAAGCAGCCAAGGCAGTAATGTCTCGTATCCTGGCTCGTCCCCGTGCAGGCCTAAGTCTCTACCACCTGCGTACCCTCCTTTTCTGGGCCTGTGACCGACTTCCTGGTGTCTACCTGTCCTGCTCCGATGCCGACACTCCTGGCCGCCTCCTCCTTGGTCTCCTGGACGACCTGGCTCATTGCATCCTTGGTAAAAATTGCCCAAACTACTTCCTGCCCCAGTGCAACATGTTGGAGCACCTGACTGACAGCCAGGCACTGCTTGTCGCCAGAAAACTGGCGCACGTGCGCTCAGATCCCAGCGAGCACCTCCGGGCGGCTCTTGACCAAGCCCAGCAGGCAGGCCAGCTGAAGAAGGACCTAATAGCGAGCACCAACGGCCACGGCTCCCCAGGGCATCACTCAACCAACGGTATCATTTCGCCCTCGGAGGACAAGCTGGcacagcggctgcagcagctggtcaCAGAGAACCCTGGGAAATCCATATCCGTCTTCCTGAACCCTGACGATGTCACGCGGCCGCACTTCCGGATCGACGACAAGTTCTACTGAGGCGCACGCGCTGCAGAGAAGGCGTGTTAAAAACGTGTGCGTTTAGCCCGCAAACACACTCCGAGACGTCACATCAGAGGGGCGGGGCCTCAAGACGCAGGCGGCCTGAAACTGagcacactcctcctcctcctcacgtcCCCGAGGCCCAACGAAGCCTTGCTGCTCGACTCTTtaaaccaaaaaataaaaacacacatgtccTACTACTGACAGATGTTGTCCATTCGAGTGGGCATCGCACAACAGACATTATGTCACCGAGCTGTTGCCACGGAGACGGCCCTCTCCTAACGAGCTGGCCTTAACAAGACTTATCGG from Hippoglossus stenolepis isolate QCI-W04-F060 chromosome 23, HSTE1.2, whole genome shotgun sequence carries:
- the tmem102 gene encoding transmembrane protein 102, with translation MDSLMSAVAPRSPAPAKKLSEVDFRSGATLEQLSARVSELVLAEQGEFGDQTALEVHTAKDFIFNMLGLVQKVDQRLPVANEYLLLSGGAREGVLDLNPEDMGDYAKGADFDLDFTLLVPALKLHDRNQPVTLDMRHSPPCHSWLSLRLCDSNILSRWSICCQEENGLPTEEDEEDDGEMDKGSIPSLGSQSLDGSYFSPSLVTDWFWGVVSEAIEELRRRPQRGIPSPDRLERNGPLTTIILQAGSSRVLYDLLPVVSFRGWPAVAQGWLTANHFWDGKITEEEAISGFYLLPCCSPLGGRPDREWRLAFSRSEVQLKKCIPFPMAQAYQAAKAVMSRILARPRAGLSLYHLRTLLFWACDRLPGVYLSCSDADTPGRLLLGLLDDLAHCILGKNCPNYFLPQCNMLEHLTDSQALLVARKLAHVRSDPSEHLRAALDQAQQAGQLKKDLIASTNGHGSPGHHSTNGIISPSEDKLAQRLQQLVTENPGKSISVFLNPDDVTRPHFRIDDKFY